A genomic window from Labrus bergylta chromosome 7, fLabBer1.1, whole genome shotgun sequence includes:
- the LOC136179749 gene encoding electron transfer flavoprotein beta subunit lysine methyltransferase-like — MNSELNGLQPPVCLTHNIMGSPPAAFHLILLGDMFYDQSLATSLHSWLNRCMETHGTKVLIGDPGRAQFEEHAIRRLLRPLAQFELPDSVREENYGLSCSGVWSYTPEL; from the coding sequence ATGAACAGTGAGCTGAACGGCCTGCAGCCTCCTGTGTGTCTCACCCACAACATCATGGGTTCACCGCCCGCCGCCTTCCACCTGATCCTGCTGGGCGACATGTTCTACGACCAGTCCCTCGCCACCAGCCTGCACAGCTGGTTGAACCGCTGCATGGAGACCCACGGCACCAAAGTCCTGATCGGAGATCCAGGAAGAGCTCAGTTTGAGGAGCACGCCATCCGACGCCTCCTGAGGCCGCTGGCTCAGTTTGAGCTGCCCgacagtgtgagagaggagaactACGGCCTGAGCTGCAGCGGCGTCTGGAGCTACACACCTGAactctga